GCCCGTAAAAGGGTGTTTGGAAAAAGAAAAAAGGAAAATTAAAAACTAAAATTATTTAAATGGTAATCGTCCGGAAGTACATGCTTTAGTCGCATAATATATATTATGTTAAAAAAGCTATCTTTTTATCTAGCTCTAGAAAATTACAGACAAAATTTACTATTCTTTACAGTATGTTGTTTTAAGTGATTAGCGTTATTAATTATGACGATAAAAGAACCGGTAGTAATCTACAAACCCACAAAGGTTTTAAAGTTTTGAATAGCGATCTAACATCCTACGTCATCGAGATGACGAATTCTCAATCTATCGAACAGCTTTGGGGTATGCACGTTGAAAAAATGAAATCTTATGGTTTTGATCGTATAATTTATGGGTTTACACATTTTTCTACTCCTAAGGGATTTGGGGATCCTGATGATTTCATTCTTCTAACCAACCTTAACTCTGAATATGTTGATGTATTTGTTCATGAAGGTCTATTTTTAGATGCTCCCATGACCAATTGGGCCTTTGAAAATGAAGGCGTAAGTAGTTGGGGTATCGTAGAGGATCTTGTAAAAAAAGGATCGCTTTCAGCAGGTGAATTACGTGCCATTGAGTTTAACAAAAAGCATGGTGCTATATGTGGTTATACAATTAGCTTTAAAGCTTTATCAACTCGATCAAGGGGGGCCATTGGGCTTGTGGGTCAACATGGTCTAACGCAAGATGACGTCGATGATATCTGGGCGCGTCATGGTGAAGAACTGGTTTTGATAAATAATGTCGCACACCTAAAAATACTCTCCCTACCCTACACAACGATGTCGGGTCGTAAATTGACAAAACGGCAACGTGAAGCTTTGGAATGGGTTGCAGATGGAAAAACCGCCCAGCAAATCGCGTTGCTTATGGGTTTAACCGTGGCGACTGTTGAAAAACATTTACGCCTTGCGCGAGAGAGCTTGGGGGTTGAAACAACGGCGCAGGCGGTTCTCAAGGCGGCTTTTCAAAATCAAATGTTTGTTGTGGACCGTTAAACCACTTTTAACGGCACAATATCTAAGATTATTGCATTTTTCAACTAAAAATAAGATAGTTATTTAGGATATGGTAATAAAACACTATAGGATTTTTTATCTAAAAGGCTCATCTATTTTCCTGAGAAATTATCATAAGAGCTTATCAAAAGTAGGGAAATCCATACTTTCAAATAACTTAGTAAAGAGCCATCATGTTAATTGTCTGTGAGTAGTGGCTTTGGCCATATGGACTTAAGAAATGCTCTGTACGGCGATTTTCTGTGATCTGAGTGTTTCCCCGCAAGGGACTGCCAGCTTATCGGTTTATAGTCGATCGATAAGCTGGTCTACCCAACTTATTTAACATTAAAATCAATCTTCCTCAGCTTTTCATTTGGATAATTTAGCAATGCTGGTTGGATAAAATGGGGGCGACAGGAGCTTAGGCATTTCTAATACTCCTTCATCGTTTTTCAATGAGCTGGGCCTAAAAGCCAGTAGCTTATTCCAAAAGAATATTTATTTGAGTACTTTAGAAAACAACACATCCACTGGAGTCTGCCCTTTAGGCAAAGCTGGCAGACCATTTCGTTTGGGTATCCCGTATAATTCACAATCTAAACCACGATTAATGCAGCCTTC
The nucleotide sequence above comes from Rhodobacteraceae bacterium Araon29. Encoded proteins:
- a CDS encoding LuxR family transcriptional regulator; translated protein: MTNSQSIEQLWGMHVEKMKSYGFDRIIYGFTHFSTPKGFGDPDDFILLTNLNSEYVDVFVHEGLFLDAPMTNWAFENEGVSSWGIVEDLVKKGSLSAGELRAIEFNKKHGAICGYTISFKALSTRSRGAIGLVGQHGLTQDDVDDIWARHGEELVLINNVAHLKILSLPYTTMSGRKLTKRQREALEWVADGKTAQQIALLMGLTVATVEKHLRLARESLGVETTAQAVLKAAFQNQMFVVDR